In Virgibacillus sp. NKC19-16, a single genomic region encodes these proteins:
- the recU gene encoding Holliday junction resolvase RecU, protein MNYPNGKKNKQGKQKSPQSNQKYSNRGMTLEEDINTTNSYYLDIGKANIHKKPTPVQIVKVNYPKRSAAVITEGYFKQASTTDYNGIYRHKYIDFEAKETKNKTLLPLANIHDHQIRHMESIIHHGGICFLIIRFSSFDETYFMDTKILFPYWHEKLNGGRKSIPYEIIKQKGYLIPFQYQARVDYLTIIDKLYF, encoded by the coding sequence ATGAATTATCCAAATGGGAAAAAAAACAAACAAGGAAAGCAAAAGTCACCCCAATCAAATCAAAAGTACAGTAATCGCGGTATGACATTAGAGGAAGATATTAATACAACAAATAGCTATTACTTGGATATAGGAAAGGCAAATATTCACAAAAAGCCTACACCAGTACAAATTGTTAAGGTGAATTATCCGAAAAGAAGTGCTGCGGTTATTACAGAAGGCTATTTTAAACAAGCTTCCACGACTGATTATAATGGTATATATCGACATAAGTATATTGATTTTGAGGCCAAGGAAACGAAGAATAAAACCTTATTGCCGCTGGCAAACATACATGACCATCAAATCAGGCACATGGAGTCGATTATACATCATGGGGGGATTTGTTTTTTAATCATCCGATTTTCAAGCTTTGATGAAACATATTTTATGGACACAAAAATACTATTTCCATACTGGCATGAAAAGTTAAATGGAGGCAGAAAATCGATTCCTTATGAAATAATAAAACAGAAAGGTTATCTTATCCCCTTTCAATATCAGGCAAGGGTTGATTATTTAACAATTATCGATAAGCTTTATTTTTAG
- the gpsB gene encoding cell division regulator GpsB, translated as MSSIRVQLNGKDILEKEFKTTMRGYNQEEVDEFLDTVIQDYDVFKQEIERLQTENERLKKSSADQSRTRSSQPAQQVNYDVLKRLSNLEKEVFGKKYSGSDDVEDTIT; from the coding sequence ATGAGTTCAATCCGAGTACAGCTAAATGGTAAGGATATTCTTGAAAAAGAGTTTAAAACAACAATGCGAGGCTATAATCAAGAGGAAGTAGATGAATTTCTGGATACCGTCATTCAGGATTATGATGTATTCAAACAAGAAATTGAAAGATTGCAGACTGAAAATGAGCGACTCAAGAAAAGTTCTGCAGACCAAAGTAGAACACGTTCTTCGCAACCAGCCCAACAAGTTAATTATGATGTACTGAAACGATTATCGAATTTAGAAAAAGAAGTATTCGGAAAAAAGTATTCGGGATCTGATGATGTAGAAGATACGATAACGTAA
- a CDS encoding DUF2515 family protein, protein MAVILYNSEIHTTLLNFALKTEHTGSKHDYENFLNINLPTGPLLRLVYPAITHQNKIRNDWYKSGGIKEKWFKNHEAVEEMEIGSIIFL, encoded by the coding sequence ATGGCCGTAATTTTATATAACTCTGAGATACATACCACATTATTAAATTTTGCTTTAAAGACTGAGCATACTGGATCCAAACATGATTATGAAAACTTTTTGAACATTAATTTGCCAACTGGACCATTGCTGCGTTTGGTTTATCCAGCAATTACCCATCAAAATAAAATTCGAAATGATTGGTATAAATCGGGGGGTATTAAAGAAAAATGGTTTAAGAACCATGAGGCAGTAGAAGAAATGGAGATAGGATCGATCATCTTTCTATAG
- a CDS encoding type III polyketide synthase, which yields MTFISSVGVGIPEYDLSQTEVKELVKEVFPYSNKQMEHILPVFDNAAVNNRQFVVEKEWLRQNHTFQERNELYLTFAKKHMLQAVDHCLTNGEFLTRDMPYEAIDMIIFVSSTGIATPSMEVHLLNERPFRESTNRMPLWGLGCVGGAIGLSRAFDWISAHPEKTALIVSCELCSLTFQKDDNKKSNLVGSALFGDGVSAVLAMGDKSPYLTYQRKSTPRIVRTSSLTKKDSTSVMGWHVTNSGLEVIFSKSIPALVNSFWDGHINTFLHEEGLNEQMIHSFIAHPGGKKVLTAMENVLQSSSKKFTHSYNVLLNHGNMSSATVFYVLYEAMKEGVGRQKKSILSALGPGFSSELLLLEWN from the coding sequence ATGACTTTCATCAGTTCAGTTGGCGTTGGTATCCCTGAATATGATCTATCACAGACAGAAGTAAAAGAGTTAGTAAAAGAGGTTTTCCCCTATTCTAACAAACAAATGGAGCATATACTCCCAGTGTTTGACAATGCAGCAGTCAACAATCGTCAGTTTGTTGTAGAAAAGGAGTGGTTAAGACAAAATCACACATTTCAAGAACGAAATGAGCTATACCTAACATTTGCAAAGAAGCATATGCTGCAAGCGGTTGATCATTGTTTAACAAATGGGGAATTTCTAACAAGAGACATGCCATATGAAGCGATTGATATGATCATATTTGTATCAAGTACTGGAATTGCAACACCATCGATGGAAGTACATTTACTTAATGAACGCCCTTTTCGTGAAAGCACGAATCGTATGCCACTATGGGGACTTGGTTGCGTGGGAGGGGCAATCGGATTATCACGCGCATTTGATTGGATTTCTGCTCATCCGGAAAAAACGGCATTAATTGTATCCTGCGAATTATGTAGCTTAACTTTTCAAAAGGATGATAATAAAAAAAGTAATTTAGTCGGAAGTGCCCTTTTTGGTGACGGTGTTAGTGCAGTATTAGCTATGGGGGATAAATCACCATATCTTACTTATCAGCGCAAGAGCACCCCAAGAATAGTACGTACGAGTTCACTAACAAAAAAAGACAGCACTTCCGTTATGGGGTGGCATGTTACGAATAGTGGATTAGAGGTCATTTTCTCCAAAAGTATACCGGCACTAGTCAACTCCTTTTGGGATGGGCATATAAATACATTTCTGCATGAGGAAGGATTAAATGAGCAAATGATTCACTCATTTATCGCACATCCGGGAGGTAAAAAAGTCTTAACCGCAATGGAAAATGTTTTACAAAGTTCAAGCAAGAAGTTCACACATTCCTATAATGTGTTGCTAAATCACGGTAATATGTCTTCTGCGACCGTTTTTTATGTACTTTATGAAGCAATGAAAGAAGGCGTTGGCCGACAGAAAAAAAGTATATTATCTGCTTTAGGACCAGGTTTTAGTTCAGAACTGCTGTTATTGGAGTGGAATTAA
- a CDS encoding penicillin-binding protein 1A, producing the protein MANNSQSRTARRKQKKAKKKPLWKKIIFTVLIIILAIGIGVGGIFTYWIATAPELEASELAIPFSSTIYDKDGNEFADLGSEQRTRVEYEDLPPVLIDAVTATEDARFFEHPGIDLRRIGGAIIANITQGFGSEGASTITQQVVEQSLLSPDKKLSIKVQEQWLALQLEREYSKEEILEMYLNKIYYGSGAYGVGKAAETYFGKTDLSELTLPEAAILAGLPQRPTAYNPYESPDLTKERMDTVLSLMVRHDKISQEEADEAREVDIESLLSGTRPDATPYEAFLQQVRDEVSEKVDGADIYTDGLKIHTTLDTNIQDHVEFLLTDSEENPIPYYDDEMQAGMVVLDTNNGAIRAIGGSRNNQGIDGFNYATDLERQAGSSIKPIVPYAPAIEYNQMSTYHQINDDAPYEVQGSSPIRNFTRTYAGWVTARQALSESLNVPAVKLLEETGYGNAQEFAEGLGIEFANDSIGLRDAIGGSGTTVNPLQMAGAYRAFANEGIYNEPYAVTSVEFPDGRTVELQPEPEAAMSDHTAYMITDMLKTAITEGTGTNANIPGMPVAGKTGTTNRDGVEGAADSWFNGYSTNYTISAWTGYSNYEQGLEDTQIPHALFKNTMEEISSDIETADFTQPESVVEVDVEEGSNPAALPSDHTPSSEIITELFVRGSEPTSTSERFDQLDPVSGLSAGYNEDSNSITVEWDYDTGEDISFEVSASQNGGQMQGLSSTEDTSLEISDVESGVEYEIQVVAVDGDSTSEANSTTVSVPGEGEEQEENEEIEIPSVTGLNASYSEENAIIDVSWQYNGPPATFEVDVNGQTQTVESNGLEITGASPGQTYTINVTPIGENGDSGEPVSTEVSVPEAAENEDENQNNEENQENQENEENEENPDNEENEGNQGNEEGQENEENGENTDSENTNEEEENDDGDGNGNGNESGDGSEA; encoded by the coding sequence ATGGCAAATAATAGCCAATCTCGTACAGCAAGAAGAAAACAAAAAAAAGCAAAAAAGAAACCACTATGGAAAAAAATAATATTTACAGTACTTATTATCATTTTAGCAATTGGAATTGGCGTTGGAGGCATATTTACGTATTGGATTGCTACAGCACCAGAGCTAGAGGCATCTGAATTAGCCATTCCTTTTTCATCTACCATTTATGATAAGGATGGAAATGAATTTGCGGATTTGGGATCTGAACAGCGAACCAGAGTAGAATATGAAGACTTACCCCCAGTATTAATTGATGCTGTCACTGCTACAGAAGACGCGCGTTTCTTTGAGCATCCCGGTATCGATTTACGCCGGATCGGTGGAGCGATCATTGCTAACATTACACAAGGTTTTGGCTCGGAAGGTGCGAGTACAATCACCCAGCAAGTAGTGGAACAATCATTATTATCACCAGATAAAAAACTTAGCATAAAAGTCCAGGAACAATGGCTGGCACTACAGCTGGAGCGTGAATATTCAAAAGAAGAAATATTGGAAATGTATTTAAACAAGATCTATTATGGCAGTGGGGCTTATGGAGTAGGTAAAGCGGCAGAAACATACTTTGGGAAAACCGATTTGAGTGAACTTACATTACCAGAAGCTGCTATTTTAGCTGGGTTACCACAACGGCCAACAGCTTATAATCCGTATGAAAGCCCGGATTTGACAAAAGAAAGAATGGATACTGTTTTATCCCTTATGGTGAGACATGACAAAATATCCCAGGAAGAAGCCGATGAAGCGAGAGAAGTTGACATCGAATCCCTGTTAAGTGGTACACGACCAGATGCAACACCATATGAAGCCTTCCTACAACAAGTTAGGGATGAAGTTAGCGAGAAAGTTGACGGTGCAGATATTTATACAGATGGATTAAAAATTCATACAACATTGGATACTAATATACAGGACCATGTGGAATTTTTATTAACAGATAGTGAAGAAAATCCTATTCCTTACTATGATGATGAGATGCAGGCCGGAATGGTGGTTTTAGATACAAATAATGGTGCCATTCGAGCAATTGGCGGCAGCCGGAATAATCAGGGAATTGATGGGTTTAACTATGCAACTGATTTGGAACGCCAAGCTGGCTCTTCTATTAAACCGATCGTTCCATATGCACCCGCTATTGAATATAATCAAATGTCCACTTATCACCAAATAAACGATGATGCGCCATATGAGGTTCAGGGGTCAAGTCCAATACGAAATTTCACCCGCACCTATGCAGGTTGGGTAACAGCACGTCAGGCTTTAAGTGAATCATTAAATGTCCCAGCTGTTAAGTTATTGGAAGAAACCGGGTACGGGAATGCTCAAGAATTTGCTGAGGGATTAGGCATTGAATTTGCTAATGATAGTATAGGACTACGTGATGCTATTGGAGGAAGTGGAACTACTGTTAATCCGCTTCAAATGGCTGGTGCTTATCGTGCTTTTGCTAACGAAGGCATCTATAACGAACCATATGCTGTTACAAGCGTCGAATTCCCGGATGGCCGGACAGTTGAATTACAGCCTGAACCAGAAGCAGCTATGTCCGATCATACGGCTTACATGATTACAGATATGCTTAAAACTGCAATTACGGAAGGAACGGGAACAAATGCAAATATCCCGGGAATGCCGGTTGCAGGTAAGACAGGAACAACGAATAGAGATGGGGTCGAAGGTGCAGCTGACTCCTGGTTTAATGGATATTCAACAAACTATACAATATCAGCGTGGACCGGGTACTCAAATTATGAGCAAGGACTTGAAGATACACAGATCCCACATGCGTTATTTAAAAACACGATGGAGGAGATTTCCAGTGACATTGAAACAGCCGACTTTACTCAGCCAGAGTCTGTTGTAGAAGTTGATGTGGAAGAAGGCTCAAATCCTGCAGCACTTCCTAGTGATCATACACCATCCTCTGAGATTATTACAGAGTTATTTGTAAGAGGAAGTGAACCAACTAGTACATCTGAAAGGTTTGATCAGCTAGATCCTGTTAGTGGTTTAAGTGCCGGGTATAATGAGGATTCGAATTCCATTACAGTTGAATGGGACTATGATACAGGTGAAGATATTTCATTTGAAGTAAGTGCCAGTCAAAATGGAGGTCAAATGCAAGGTCTTTCTTCAACCGAAGATACATCACTTGAGATTTCTGATGTAGAGTCTGGTGTAGAATATGAAATACAGGTTGTTGCAGTTGACGGTGATAGTACGAGTGAGGCTAATTCAACAACTGTTTCGGTACCAGGAGAAGGGGAAGAACAAGAAGAAAATGAAGAAATTGAAATCCCGTCCGTAACTGGGTTAAATGCTTCCTACAGTGAAGAAAATGCCATTATCGACGTCTCCTGGCAATATAATGGTCCACCTGCAACATTTGAAGTCGATGTAAACGGACAAACACAAACGGTTGAATCAAATGGCCTGGAAATAACTGGTGCTTCTCCTGGTCAAACATATACGATAAACGTCACGCCAATTGGGGAAAACGGAGATAGTGGTGAACCCGTTAGTACTGAGGTGTCAGTACCTGAAGCAGCAGAAAACGAAGATGAGAACCAAAATAATGAAGAAAACCAAGAGAATCAAGAGAATGAAGAGAATGAAGAGAACCCGGATAATGAAGAAAATGAAGGAAACCAAGGAAATGAAGAGGGCCAAGAGAATGAGGAGAACGGTGAGAATACTGATTCAGAAAACACAAATGAAGAGGAAGAGAATGATGATGGAGATGGAAACGGAAATGGAAATGAATCAGGCGATGGATCTGAAGCATGA
- a CDS encoding isoprenylcysteine carboxyl methyltransferase family protein: MELTMPIFMWILLIIIISQRLIELIIARRNERWMKERGGIERGGKHYKFFVILHTVFFISILLEVTFRDVSNVKLNYILLALFIFTQGIRIWCIRTLGRFWNTKIIVSPQFSVVNEGPYKYVKHPNYIIVGIELLIIPLLFGVYITAIVFPILHILLLTIRIPTEEKALAENFSD; encoded by the coding sequence GTGGAATTAACAATGCCAATCTTCATGTGGATCTTACTAATTATCATTATTTCTCAACGTTTAATCGAATTGATAATTGCTAGAAGGAATGAAAGATGGATGAAAGAAAGAGGCGGAATTGAAAGAGGGGGCAAGCATTATAAATTTTTCGTCATTCTTCATACTGTGTTTTTCATTTCTATCCTTCTGGAGGTTACGTTTCGCGATGTTTCAAATGTAAAACTTAATTACATTTTATTGGCTTTGTTTATTTTCACCCAAGGTATTAGAATTTGGTGCATTCGAACTCTAGGAAGATTCTGGAACACGAAAATCATTGTCTCTCCCCAATTTTCAGTGGTAAACGAGGGACCTTACAAATATGTGAAACATCCAAATTATATTATTGTCGGGATTGAATTATTGATAATCCCATTATTGTTTGGTGTATATATAACAGCTATTGTGTTTCCAATATTACATATTCTGTTATTAACGATCCGGATTCCAACTGAAGAAAAGGCCTTAGCAGAAAATTTTTCGGATTAA
- a CDS encoding THUMP domain-containing class I SAM-dependent RNA methyltransferase, producing MPYVTLIATAAMGLESVVANEVKQLGYDCNVENGKVVFEAPVSAIPRCNLWLRTADRLRILVGTFKATTFDELFESTKALPWENFIAEDGQFPVSGKSVDSTLYSVPDCQAIVKKATAERLKLKYGLAFKMPENGALYKVEVALRKDIATLTIDTSGAGLHKRGYRIGQGDAPLKETMAAALVMLTNWKPDYPLIDPFCGSGTIAIEAAMIGQNIAPGFNREFACEEWSLIKNKLWDEAFEEVEDLANYDQDLNIIGSDIAHNMVKIANENAIEAGLGDLINWKQMQVKDLSIHSENGYLIGNPPYGQRIGDREDAAKIYKDLGSVMKGHPSWSVYILTAFENFEKQYGQKATKKRKLFNGFIRTDYYQYFGRKTFDENV from the coding sequence ATGCCATACGTAACACTAATCGCTACAGCAGCTATGGGGCTTGAATCCGTAGTTGCTAATGAAGTAAAACAATTAGGGTATGATTGTAATGTCGAAAATGGAAAAGTGGTTTTTGAGGCACCTGTATCAGCAATCCCACGCTGTAATTTATGGCTTCGGACTGCAGATCGCCTCAGAATACTTGTTGGGACATTCAAGGCAACTACGTTTGATGAACTATTTGAATCCACAAAAGCACTTCCTTGGGAGAACTTCATTGCAGAAGATGGGCAGTTTCCCGTTAGTGGAAAATCCGTAGACTCCACATTATACAGCGTTCCGGACTGTCAGGCAATTGTTAAAAAAGCAACCGCTGAACGACTAAAGCTTAAATATGGTCTTGCTTTTAAAATGCCGGAAAACGGGGCATTATATAAAGTAGAAGTTGCCTTACGTAAAGATATTGCAACCCTAACGATCGATACATCTGGAGCTGGTTTACATAAAAGAGGATATCGTATCGGGCAGGGGGACGCGCCTTTAAAAGAAACAATGGCAGCAGCGTTAGTTATGCTTACAAATTGGAAGCCTGATTATCCGTTGATTGATCCCTTTTGTGGTTCTGGTACGATTGCGATCGAAGCAGCAATGATTGGGCAAAATATCGCGCCCGGCTTCAACCGTGAATTTGCTTGTGAAGAATGGTCACTTATTAAAAACAAACTTTGGGATGAAGCCTTTGAAGAAGTAGAGGATCTGGCAAATTATGATCAGGATCTCAATATTATCGGTTCCGATATTGCCCACAATATGGTGAAAATAGCAAATGAAAATGCTATCGAAGCAGGATTAGGGGATCTTATCAATTGGAAGCAAATGCAAGTGAAGGACTTGTCTATTCACAGTGAAAATGGATATCTAATAGGAAACCCTCCTTATGGACAACGAATAGGGGACAGAGAAGATGCCGCAAAAATATATAAAGATTTAGGCAGTGTTATGAAAGGTCATCCAAGTTGGAGTGTCTATATATTAACAGCATTTGAAAACTTTGAGAAACAATACGGCCAAAAGGCAACAAAGAAACGTAAATTGTTTAATGGCTTTATTCGAACAGACTATTATCAATATTTCGGACGTAAAACCTTTGATGAAAACGTGTAA
- a CDS encoding cytidine deaminase, giving the protein MVTTNNLLEEAINIRNKAYVPYSEFPVGAALLTKSGKVYTGCNIENASYPVSCCAERVAIFKAISEGETDFVEMAVAADTARPVPPCGSCRQVMSEFFASTMNIHLTNLNKETKTISTEELLPFSFQPDDLP; this is encoded by the coding sequence ATGGTGACTACAAATAATTTACTTGAAGAGGCAATTAACATAAGAAATAAAGCATATGTCCCGTACTCTGAATTTCCGGTTGGAGCAGCTTTACTGACTAAATCCGGAAAGGTCTATACTGGTTGTAATATTGAAAATGCATCCTATCCTGTGTCTTGTTGTGCAGAACGTGTTGCGATTTTTAAAGCTATCTCTGAAGGAGAAACGGATTTTGTAGAAATGGCTGTTGCAGCTGATACAGCTAGACCTGTTCCACCTTGTGGGTCCTGCCGACAAGTGATGAGTGAATTTTTCGCCAGTACAATGAATATTCATTTAACGAACCTAAACAAGGAAACAAAGACAATATCTACAGAAGAATTATTACCTTTTTCTTTCCAGCCGGATGATTTACCTTGA
- a CDS encoding cold-shock protein — MENGVVKWFNAEKGYGFIQLEEGNDVFVHYSAIQEEGFKTLEEGQEVSFEIVEGDRGPQAANVNKK, encoded by the coding sequence ATGGAAAACGGAGTAGTAAAATGGTTCAACGCAGAAAAGGGTTATGGCTTCATCCAATTGGAAGAAGGAAATGATGTATTTGTACATTATTCAGCTATCCAAGAAGAAGGCTTCAAAACGTTGGAAGAAGGACAAGAAGTATCCTTTGAAATCGTTGAAGGCGATCGTGGCCCTCAAGCTGCAAATGTAAATAAAAAATAA
- a CDS encoding formate--tetrahydrofolate ligase, producing MKTDIEIAQESSLKPIKEIAAGLHLTEEDFEPYGHTKAKLSDNLLDKLKDKPNGKVVLVTSINPTTAGEGKSTVTVGLGQALNKIGKKAVIALREPSLGPVMGMKGGAAGGGYSQVLPMEDINLHFTGDLHAITSANNALSAMIDNHIHRGNKLNIDPRRMEWKRVMDMNDRALRQIVVGLGGPLRGVPREDGFNITVASEIMAVLCLATSLEDLKARIARIVIGYTYDKLPVTVKDLKVEGALTLLLKDAMKPNLVQTTENTPAIIHGGPFANIAHGCNSIMATKTAAKLGDYVVTEAGFGADLGAEKFLNIKSRAGEIDTDAVVIVATVRALKMHGGLAKDNLKEENIDALKAGMENLKKHMETIELFGLPYVVSINKFPTDTSAEVSFIESWCESRNIEVALTDVWENGGEGGIRLAEKIIAKIESADKNFTPLYELDETLEAKIRTIAQKVYGADDIELSPKARAQIMFYEQQGWGKLSVCMAKTQYSLSDDPTKIGRPKEFSITIRELRPSIGAGFIVALTGDVMTMPGLPEKPAAFNMDVTEEGKVLGLF from the coding sequence ATGAAAACAGATATTGAAATTGCTCAGGAATCAAGTCTTAAACCGATTAAGGAGATTGCAGCGGGACTTCACTTAACTGAGGAGGACTTTGAGCCATATGGTCATACGAAAGCAAAGTTGTCTGACAACCTATTAGACAAGCTAAAAGATAAACCAAATGGAAAAGTTGTATTAGTAACATCAATTAACCCCACTACTGCAGGGGAAGGGAAGTCTACGGTAACCGTCGGGTTGGGACAAGCATTAAATAAAATTGGCAAGAAAGCGGTTATTGCACTACGAGAGCCATCTTTGGGCCCTGTAATGGGTATGAAAGGAGGGGCAGCTGGAGGAGGTTATTCCCAAGTGCTTCCAATGGAAGATATTAACTTACATTTTACCGGAGACCTACATGCAATAACAAGTGCTAATAATGCCTTGTCTGCAATGATAGATAATCATATCCATCGTGGAAATAAACTAAATATTGATCCCAGGAGAATGGAATGGAAAAGAGTAATGGATATGAATGACCGTGCATTAAGGCAAATAGTCGTCGGACTAGGAGGGCCACTAAGAGGGGTCCCCAGAGAAGATGGATTTAACATCACCGTTGCATCTGAGATAATGGCTGTATTATGCTTAGCAACAAGTCTTGAAGATTTAAAAGCAAGAATTGCCCGGATCGTGATTGGATACACATACGACAAATTACCTGTCACTGTTAAAGATTTAAAAGTAGAAGGAGCATTGACGTTACTGCTGAAAGATGCAATGAAACCTAACTTGGTCCAAACAACTGAGAATACACCCGCAATTATTCACGGTGGCCCTTTTGCCAATATCGCACATGGTTGTAATAGTATAATGGCAACCAAAACAGCTGCCAAATTAGGCGATTATGTGGTAACAGAAGCAGGATTTGGGGCGGATTTGGGTGCTGAGAAATTTCTGAATATCAAATCCCGTGCTGGTGAAATTGATACAGATGCAGTTGTAATTGTCGCTACAGTTCGGGCATTAAAAATGCATGGGGGATTAGCGAAAGATAATTTAAAAGAGGAAAATATTGATGCTTTAAAAGCTGGAATGGAAAATTTAAAGAAGCATATGGAAACCATTGAACTTTTTGGATTGCCATATGTTGTCTCAATTAATAAGTTTCCAACAGATACATCAGCGGAAGTAAGTTTTATTGAATCATGGTGTGAATCAAGAAATATTGAAGTAGCATTAACAGATGTTTGGGAAAATGGAGGGGAGGGTGGCATTCGTTTAGCTGAGAAAATTATTGCAAAAATAGAATCAGCGGACAAGAACTTTACCCCACTATATGAATTAGACGAAACGCTGGAGGCAAAAATCAGAACAATAGCGCAAAAAGTATACGGTGCGGATGATATCGAACTATCACCTAAGGCAAGAGCACAAATCATGTTTTATGAGCAACAGGGTTGGGGCAAGCTATCTGTTTGCATGGCAAAAACGCAATATTCTTTATCAGATGATCCGACAAAAATAGGAAGACCAAAAGAGTTTTCAATAACCATTAGAGAATTGAGGCCATCTATTGGTGCAGGATTTATTGTTGCTCTAACCGGTGATGTAATGACAATGCCGGGGTTACCTGAAAAACCTGCCGCTTTTAATATGGACGTCACAGAAGAGGGTAAAGTACTCGGGTTATTTTAA
- a CDS encoding DUF1798 family protein, protein MELKEQTEALKIQLNRLNDKYENNAPPENKKDRQLFQKVKEETLPIYELLSTWEEDALKLIKERKINVHPQQITSTRENMELLLMHSYYIDVKRKRFMELNNSIHYIFDQLLREIE, encoded by the coding sequence ATGGAATTAAAGGAACAAACAGAAGCGTTAAAAATACAGCTAAACCGCCTAAATGATAAATATGAGAACAATGCACCGCCCGAAAATAAAAAAGATAGACAATTATTTCAAAAGGTGAAAGAGGAGACCTTACCGATTTATGAACTCTTGTCTACATGGGAAGAAGACGCCTTAAAATTGATTAAAGAAAGAAAAATTAATGTACATCCACAGCAAATCACTTCAACTAGAGAAAATATGGAGCTGCTTTTGATGCACAGTTATTATATAGATGTAAAACGTAAACGGTTTATGGAACTTAACAATTCCATTCATTATATTTTTGATCAATTATTAAGGGAAATAGAATAG
- the nth gene encoding endonuclease III: MLNKSQIRYCLDMMKEMFPHAKAELNHQNPFELIIAVLLSAQCTDALVNRVTATLFEKYKSPTDYLSVSLEELQQDIRSIGLYRNKAKNIRKLCQALIDDYDGEVPRSKTELVKLAGVGRKTANVVASVAFNEPAIAVDTHVERVSKRLAICRWKDSVLEVEETLMRKVPKKEWSQTHHLMIFFGRYHCKSRNPNCPECPLLELCREGQKRMKKENSL, encoded by the coding sequence ATGCTAAATAAGAGTCAAATAAGGTATTGTTTAGATATGATGAAAGAAATGTTTCCTCACGCAAAAGCTGAATTAAATCATCAAAATCCGTTTGAGTTAATTATTGCTGTGCTGCTGTCTGCCCAGTGTACGGATGCACTTGTAAACAGAGTTACAGCTACTTTGTTCGAAAAATATAAATCCCCAACTGACTATTTATCTGTCTCACTAGAGGAATTGCAACAGGATATTAGATCTATTGGTTTATATCGTAACAAAGCGAAAAACATACGCAAACTTTGCCAAGCATTAATTGATGATTATGACGGGGAGGTACCACGCTCGAAAACGGAGCTAGTGAAATTGGCAGGTGTAGGCAGGAAGACAGCTAACGTAGTAGCTTCTGTAGCTTTTAATGAGCCTGCTATAGCAGTAGATACCCATGTTGAACGTGTATCTAAGCGATTAGCTATTTGCCGTTGGAAAGATTCTGTACTTGAAGTTGAAGAAACCCTCATGCGTAAAGTGCCAAAGAAAGAATGGAGCCAAACACACCATCTAATGATTTTCTTTGGCAGATATCACTGCAAATCCAGAAATCCAAATTGTCCGGAATGTCCATTACTTGAGTTATGCAGGGAAGGGCAGAAGCGTATGAAAAAGGAAAATTCACTGTAA
- a CDS encoding spore protein codes for MKHKKTEQKKGNNQRSKSLKTGDKKLNGPNRPST; via the coding sequence ATGAAGCATAAAAAAACAGAGCAGAAAAAGGGCAATAATCAAAGATCAAAATCACTTAAAACAGGTGACAAAAAATTAAACGGCCCAAACAGACCTTCAACCTAA